A window from Cryobacterium sp. SO1 encodes these proteins:
- a CDS encoding DUF3054 domain-containing protein, producing the protein MPYRNTGLAVTSLAAGLDVALLLLFVMIGRASHGEGLWGVLGTWWPFLAGLIVAWLVLRAWRTPLQIAWTGLGVWMITVIVGVLLRIVSGQGVQVSFVIVTFLVTGAFLIGWRSIALLVGRLRNRRTA; encoded by the coding sequence ATGCCCTATCGCAACACCGGCCTCGCCGTCACGTCGTTGGCGGCCGGCCTGGACGTGGCCCTGCTGCTGTTGTTCGTGATGATCGGCCGGGCCAGCCACGGCGAGGGGCTCTGGGGTGTGCTGGGCACCTGGTGGCCGTTCCTCGCCGGCCTGATCGTGGCCTGGCTGGTCCTGCGCGCCTGGCGGACCCCGCTGCAGATCGCCTGGACCGGGTTGGGCGTGTGGATGATCACCGTCATCGTGGGTGTGCTCCTGCGCATCGTCAGCGGTCAGGGTGTGCAGGTCAGCTTCGTTATCGTGACCTTCCTCGTCACCGGCGCGTTCCTGATCGGCTGGCGCTCGATCGCCCTGCTGGTGGGTCGTCTGCGTAACCGCCGCACCGCCTGA
- a CDS encoding DUF1254 domain-containing protein has translation MSTLAIDPKTLAAEAYTYLYPLMLMEVTRRQSINTPPGRVFGRGPENSFVHTRTFPPNDSRDVVRPNFDTLYSIAWLDVGAGPVVLHLPDTADRYYLMPLLDMWTEVFANPGKRTTGTTAADLLVVPPSWNGPVPAGYGLIQAPTPHVWIVGRFQTNGVDDYPVVRALQDQLSLTLPPVYDPLPLDATVDSSTPPLRSVADLSGTEFFRRAAEVLQRTPVHATDFSVLARIRHLGIVPGLPFDDRELDAADLAALEAGVAEARATLLATLPMLGRRVNGWLLNVETMGNYGNDYLKRAVVALVGLGANPPDDAVYPILLTDADGHPLSGENRYRLHFEKNELPPVGAFWSLTMYDADGFPAANPIDRYAIGDRDALRYNPDGSLDLHLQHDRPADDLAPNWLPAPPGPLGVTMRLYGPRPEVLEGAWVPPPVTHLEVRTK, from the coding sequence ATGAGTACCCTGGCGATCGACCCGAAAACCCTGGCCGCAGAGGCCTACACCTACCTGTACCCGCTGATGCTGATGGAGGTCACCCGGCGGCAGAGCATCAATACACCGCCCGGCCGGGTCTTCGGCCGCGGCCCGGAGAACAGCTTCGTGCACACCCGAACTTTTCCGCCGAACGATTCCCGCGACGTCGTGCGGCCCAATTTCGACACCCTGTACTCGATCGCCTGGCTCGACGTGGGCGCCGGCCCGGTGGTGCTGCACCTGCCGGACACCGCCGACCGGTACTACCTCATGCCACTGCTGGACATGTGGACCGAGGTCTTCGCCAACCCGGGCAAGCGCACCACCGGCACCACGGCGGCGGACCTGCTCGTGGTTCCGCCCAGCTGGAACGGCCCGGTGCCGGCCGGGTACGGGTTGATCCAGGCGCCGACCCCGCACGTGTGGATCGTCGGCCGGTTCCAGACCAACGGGGTTGACGACTATCCGGTGGTGCGAGCGCTGCAGGACCAGCTCTCGCTGACCCTGCCGCCGGTGTACGACCCTCTCCCGCTCGATGCGACCGTGGATTCGAGCACTCCGCCGCTGCGGAGCGTGGCTGACCTGAGCGGGACGGAGTTCTTCCGGCGCGCCGCCGAGGTGCTCCAGAGAACTCCGGTGCACGCGACCGACTTCTCGGTTCTCGCCCGCATCCGGCACCTGGGCATTGTGCCGGGCCTGCCCTTTGACGACCGTGAGCTGGATGCCGCGGATCTCGCGGCGCTCGAGGCCGGGGTGGCGGAGGCCAGGGCGACCCTGCTCGCCACGCTGCCGATGTTGGGCCGGCGGGTGAACGGCTGGCTGCTCAACGTGGAAACCATGGGCAACTACGGCAACGACTACCTCAAGCGGGCCGTGGTGGCACTCGTCGGCCTCGGCGCCAACCCGCCGGACGACGCGGTCTACCCGATCCTGCTCACGGATGCGGACGGGCATCCGCTCAGCGGCGAGAACCGGTACCGGCTGCACTTCGAGAAGAACGAGTTGCCGCCCGTCGGGGCGTTCTGGTCGCTGACCATGTACGACGCGGATGGTTTCCCAGCCGCCAATCCGATCGACCGGTACGCGATCGGCGACCGGGATGCGCTGCGGTACAACCCCGACGGCTCACTCGACCTCCACCTGCAACACGACCGGCCGGCCGATGACCTGGCGCCCAACTGGCTGCCGGCGCCGCCGGGGCCGCTCGGGGTGACGATGCGTTTGTACGGCCCGCGGCCCGAGGTTCTGGAGGGCGCCTGGGTTCCGCCGCCGGTCACCCACCTCGAAGTAAGGACAAAGTGA
- the sucC gene encoding ADP-forming succinate--CoA ligase subunit beta, with protein sequence MDLYEYQARDLFEQYGVPVLPGIIADTPEEVRAAAEKLGGVVVVKAQVKVGGRGKAGGVKVAKTPDEAEAAGRAILGLDIKGHTVHRVMVAGGARIKQEFYFSVLLDRSNRSYLSLASYEGGVEIEVLAVEKPEALAYVAIDPTAGIDLATATEIARAAKFPAELVDKVAPVFVQLYNVFAGEDATLVEVNPLVLTEEGDIVALDGKVTIDENAGFRHPGHAELEDKAAADPLEAKAKQNDLNYVKLDGEVGIIGNGAGLVMSTLDVVAYAGEEFGGVKPANFLDIGGGASAAVMAAGLDVILGDPQVKSVFVNVFGGITACDAVAHGIVGALATLGDAANKPLVVRLDGNNVDEGRRILNEANHPLVTLAATMDEGAAKAAELAYAAK encoded by the coding sequence GTGGATCTTTACGAATACCAGGCCAGAGACCTGTTTGAGCAGTACGGAGTCCCGGTTCTGCCCGGGATCATCGCAGACACGCCCGAGGAGGTGCGCGCCGCGGCCGAGAAGCTCGGTGGTGTCGTCGTCGTCAAGGCGCAGGTCAAGGTCGGCGGCCGCGGCAAGGCCGGCGGCGTGAAGGTCGCCAAGACCCCGGATGAGGCCGAAGCCGCCGGGCGCGCCATCCTGGGCCTGGACATCAAGGGGCACACCGTGCACCGGGTCATGGTCGCCGGGGGAGCCCGCATCAAGCAGGAGTTCTACTTCTCGGTGCTGCTGGACCGGTCCAACCGCTCCTACCTCTCGCTCGCCAGCTACGAGGGCGGCGTGGAGATCGAGGTCCTCGCGGTCGAGAAGCCCGAGGCGCTCGCCTACGTGGCCATCGATCCGACCGCCGGCATCGACCTGGCCACGGCCACGGAGATCGCGCGCGCCGCGAAGTTCCCGGCCGAGCTGGTCGACAAGGTCGCCCCCGTCTTTGTGCAGCTGTACAACGTATTCGCCGGTGAAGACGCCACCCTCGTCGAGGTCAACCCGTTGGTGCTCACCGAAGAGGGCGACATCGTCGCCCTCGACGGCAAGGTCACCATCGACGAGAACGCCGGCTTCCGCCACCCCGGCCACGCCGAACTCGAAGACAAGGCCGCGGCCGACCCGCTCGAGGCCAAGGCCAAGCAGAACGACCTCAACTACGTGAAGCTCGACGGCGAGGTCGGCATCATCGGCAACGGCGCAGGGCTGGTCATGTCGACCCTCGACGTTGTCGCCTACGCCGGCGAAGAGTTCGGCGGCGTCAAGCCGGCCAACTTCCTCGACATCGGCGGCGGAGCATCCGCGGCCGTCATGGCCGCCGGCCTCGACGTGATTCTCGGCGACCCGCAGGTCAAGAGCGTCTTCGTCAACGTCTTCGGCGGTATCACCGCCTGCGACGCCGTTGCCCACGGCATCGTCGGCGCGCTGGCCACCCTCGGCGACGCGGCGAACAAGCCCCTCGTGGTGCGCCTTGACGGCAACAACGTCGACGAAGGCCGCCGCATCCTCAACGAGGCCAACCACCCGCTGGTCACGCTGGCCGCCACCATGGACGAGGGCGCCGCCAAGGCCGCCGAACTCGCCTACGCCGCGAAGTAA
- a CDS encoding VIT family protein: MNESKRADDPTGRPGRGTEPDHSSEPHSPGHASRLNWLRAGVLGANDGIVSVAALVVGVAAATSDSAAILIAGVASLLAGAISMALGEYVSVSSQRDTERALISKERTELATMPEQELTELAGLYRGKGLSAETARRVADELTAHDALGAHLEVELHIGTEELSNPWHAAFASALAFTVGAVLPLLAVLLPPPEWRVPATFLSVAVALIITGWVSAALGDSPRMRAITRVLVGGLLALGVTYAIGGLLGTTV, translated from the coding sequence ATGAATGAATCGAAACGAGCGGATGACCCGACCGGCCGGCCGGGTCGAGGCACCGAGCCGGACCACAGCAGCGAACCACACTCCCCCGGTCACGCCTCCCGGCTCAACTGGTTGCGCGCCGGCGTGCTCGGCGCCAATGACGGCATCGTCTCGGTCGCCGCGCTCGTCGTGGGTGTCGCCGCCGCCACCTCAGACTCCGCCGCGATCCTGATCGCCGGGGTGGCGAGCCTCCTGGCCGGCGCGATCTCGATGGCGCTCGGCGAGTATGTCTCGGTCAGCAGCCAGCGTGACACCGAACGGGCCCTGATCAGCAAGGAACGCACCGAACTCGCCACCATGCCGGAGCAGGAGCTCACGGAACTCGCGGGCCTGTACCGGGGCAAGGGGCTCTCCGCCGAGACCGCCCGCCGGGTGGCCGACGAACTCACGGCGCACGACGCCCTCGGCGCCCATCTCGAGGTGGAGTTGCACATCGGCACCGAGGAACTGTCCAACCCCTGGCACGCGGCGTTCGCGTCGGCGCTGGCGTTCACGGTCGGTGCCGTTCTGCCGCTGCTCGCGGTGCTCCTGCCCCCGCCGGAGTGGCGGGTTCCCGCCACTTTCCTGTCGGTGGCGGTGGCGCTGATCATCACCGGCTGGGTGAGCGCCGCGCTTGGCGACAGCCCGCGGATGCGCGCGATCACCCGGGTTCTCGTCGGCGGTCTCCTCGCCCTCGGCGTGACCTACGCCATCGGCGGTCTGCTTGGCACCACGGTCTGA